TGCCCCCTCCATGGTCATGGAGAAGATCGCCCCCTTGTCCGGCGCGTCGCCCTGCACGCTCAGCCAGTTCAACTCGCGCAGCCGGGCGCGGGCATGGTCGCGCAGCACGCGCTCATGCGCGGCGATATTCTCCATGCCGATATCCATCATGTATTCCAGCGCCGCGCCCAGCCCGATCTGGTTGACGATGCCGGGGGTGCCCGCCTCGAAGCGCAGGGGCGGATCGGCATAGGTCACCTCGTCGCGGGCAACGGTGCGGATCATGTCGCCGCCGCCCATGAAGGGGCGCATCTCGGCTTGGCGATCCGCCCGGATCCAGATCGCGCCCGAGCCCGAGGGACCGTAAAGCTTGTGCCCGGTGATGCAGTAGAAATCGACGCCGAGCGCCGACAGATCGACCGGCATATGCACCGCCGCCTGAGAACCATCGACCAGCACCGGCACATCAGTCCCACGCGCGATGGCGCAGACATCGACGATGGTGCCGGTCACGTTCGACATATGGGTGACGGCGATCAGCCTGGTCCTTGGCCCCACGGCTTCCAACACCTTGGCGGGCGGCAGGCTGCCATCGGCTTCGGGTTCGACCCATTTCAGCACCACGCCCTGACGTTCGCGCAGAAAATGCCAGGGCACGATATTGGCGTGATGTTCCAGCACTGAAAGCACGATCTCGTCGCCCGGCTGCAGGCGCGGGGCGGCCCAGCCATAGCTGACCAGATTGATCCCCTCGGTCCCGCCCGAGGTGAAGATCACCTCGTCCTCGCGCGGGGCGTTCAGGAAGCGGGCGATGGTAGCCCGGACACGCTCGTAATTATCGGTGGCGAGATTGGACAGGAAATGCAGCCCGCGATGGACATTGGCATATTCGTCCTCATAGGCGCGTGTAATCGCCTCGATCACCTGCCGGGGTTTCTGCGCGCTGGCGCCATTGTCCAGGTAGACCAGCGGCTTGCCATTCACCTGCCGCGACAGGATCGGGAAGTCGGCGCGGATTTTCGCGAGATCATAGTTCATTGCGGCACCTCGGGTATGAGGCCGAAACCGGCGGCCAAGAGGGAAAGAACGAAGCCCACGGCGAACGCGGTGCCGATCACGCCGAGGAAAACCTTGGGGCCGCTGGTGAAACCATGCAGCGCCTTGGCGAATTGCACGGTCAGCCAGAAGAATAGGGCAATGGCAAGGATGCCCAGGATGCCCGCCACTCCCGGCAGGATGAGCGTGGCGGCGATCTGCACCGCCTGCACCAGAAGCAGCACCACCTCGATCCAGACGGTCAGCAGCAGGGCATCCTCGAATGTGCCATGGCCGCCGAACATCCGCCCCACCCCGGCCAGCAACCCGGCGGCCAACAGTACCGCCACCAGTTGCATCCCGGCCAGCACCATGGGTTGCGAGGTCAGGGTCAGGATCGGGCTGCCCTCAGCCGTGCCCTGCGGCAAGGGAAACAATTGCGAGGACAGCCAGGCCAGCAAGGCCGATACCGTCACCGCCAGCATCAGCCCCATCCAGCGGGCAGAGACCGGCCAACCGGCCCCGAGCAGCGCCGTGGCGGCGGCTTCGGGATTGCGGAAGGTCAGACCGACCAGAGTCTTGAATTCGTCGAAAGTCATGCTCGCCTCGCCAACGCCGCGATACCGGCACCCCATATCATCAGAAAACCGATCCCCGACAGGGCTCGCGTCAAGGTCAGTGCCGCGCCCGGCCCGATCAACCCGGCGACCAGCCCGGACAGCAGCACCGCGGGGGCCACCGCCAGGAAGGCCCAGAACAGCGCCAACCGCGAATCCTCTTGCGTCAACCGCCACGGCGTCGCCCGTGAAAGCAATGACAGAAGCCCGGCGACGGCATAGGCGATCAGCGGCATCAGGAACATCACCGCCAGAAGCGAGCCACCCATGCGCGCCTCGAAAGGCACCGACGGATCCAGCGCTGCCGCCCGCGCATGCATCGGGGTCTGCGCGATGAGAAAGATCAGCATCGCGGCCATCAGCACCACCAGCTTGACCCGCTCGGGCATAGCGGACAACCCCCGCACCACCCGGCGCGGGGCCCACCAGCTTTGCAGGATGCGCGGCAGCATGCCGCCCCCTGCACCGGAGCGGTGCGTCACTGGTTGCCGTGCCGGGTCAGCCAAGCTTCCAGCCGATCGTTGATTTGTCCGCGCAGCACCTCGTCCTCGATCTCTTCCAGCGCATCGGCGAGGAAGGACAGCATCAGGAACACGATGGCGCGCTCCTTCGGCACCCCGCGCGAACGCAGGTAGAACAGCGCGGTCTCGTCAATGGCACCGGTGGTCGAACCGTGCGAGCACTGCACGTCGTCGGCATAGATCTCGAGTTCGGGCTTGGCGAGGAACTGGCTGCGCTCGTCCAGAAGCAATGCCTGGCTGATCTGGTAGCCATCGGTTTTCTGCGCACCGGGCTTGACCAGGATCTTGCCCTGGAACACGCCCTCGGCGCCGTTCTTCAGGACCTTCTTGAAGACCTGACGGCTTTCGCAGCGTTCCGCCGCATGCGTGATGAAGACCGTGTCATCATGGTGGAACGGGCCGCGATTCCCATCGCCCAGAACGGCCGCCGCGATATGCGCGCCCGCATCGTCGCCGACGATATCTATGACCGCCTCGTGGCGCATCAGCGTGCCGTTCATCGCAAGCGAGAACGCCTTGAACTGCGCCTCGGCCTCGACACGGGCAAAGATATGCGCAGTGCTCAGCTTTTCCGGTCCGGCCCGGCTGGTCGAGATGTAATGCATCCGCGAGGACGCGGCCATATCGACCTCGAGCACAGAATTGGAGCGTGCACCGGTCATTCCGGTTTCCAGCAAGGTCAGTTCGGCACCTCCCTCGAGGCGCACGAGGTGGTGCCAGATGGAATCGGCGTCCTCGGTCGCACGGCGATGGATGATGTGGACTGGCTTGGCGGGACTGGAGATCACGCGGATCAGCACGCCATCACGCGCCGCAGCCGTATTCAGGGCCGCAAACGGACGGTAGACTGGCTTCTGGCCCGACGCCTCGAGAACGCCATAGTAATCGCACGCCCAATGCTCGCCGTTTTGGTCTGCCTGCGCGAGGCTGTCGATCTCGATCCCTGCCAGTTCCAACGCGTCTGATGCATCGGGGTCGAAGACACCATCGACGAAAACCAATGACAGGCTATCGTTTTCGGCGAACATGCCTTCGGCATGCACCGGAGGATCCGTCTCGATTGCAACGGGCTCTGGCAGCGGCGCGTTGAAGGGGCGCGGATCGGTGTAGCGCCAGTATTCGTCACGCGGCCCCGGCAGCCCCATCTCGCGCAGCCGCGCCAATGCGTCGGCACGGGCACCGGCGGTGAACCCGCCCTTGGGCAGGGACATCGCATCCAGACGCGCTTGCAAGGCGTCGACGGATTTGGGCGCACCGCTGACCTGCGGAGTCACATCCTTGTTCTTGACGGCGGCCTCTGTCATCAGCCGGCCTCCGCCAACAGATCGCCATAGCCTTCATCCTCGACCTGCAGCGCAAGATCCGGCCCGCCGCTCTTCACGATCCGGCCATTCGACATGATATGCACCACGTCGGGCTGAATATGGTTCAGCAGACGCTGGTAATGGGTGATGACCAGGAAACTGCGGTCAGGCGAGCGCAGGGCGTTCACGCCGTCGGCCACCAGCCGCATCGCATCGACATCAAGACCCGAGTCGGTCTCGTCCATGATGCACATGCGCGGCTCCAGCATGGCCATCTGCAGGATCTCGTTGCGTTTCTTTTCACCGCCCGAGAAGCCGACATTCACCGGACGCTTCAGCATCTCGGCGTCGATCTTCAAATCGGCGGCGCGCGCGCGGATGACCTTGAGAAACTCGCCCGAGGACATTTCTTCCTGCCCCCGCGCCTTGCGCTGCGCATTCACCGCGGTGCGCAGGAAGGTCATGTTGCCTACGCCGGGGATCTCGACCGGGTATTGGAATGCAAGGAACAGGCCCGCCGCGGCGCGCTCTTCCGGTTCCATATCCAACAGATCCTCGCCATCCATGGTCGCCCCGCCCTCGGTCACCTCGTAGCCATCGCGGCCCGAGAGCACATAGGAGAGCGTGGATTTGCCCGACCCGTTCGGCCCCATGATCGCATGGACCTGACCGGCGGGGACCTCCAGCGAAAGGCCCTTGAGGATTTGCTTGTCCTCTTCTTCCAGTTTCACATGCAGATTGTTGATCTTCAGCATTTTCTTACCTCAGTCGATGGTGACGGCGGTGCCGGAGGCCGACACCATCAGCATATTGTTGATGACCTCGTAATCGAGATCGACTCCGACCACGGCATTAGCGCCCAGGGTCGTCGCGTAATCCTGCATCTCGGCAAGGGCAGTCAGGCGCGCCTCGGCCAGCGCGGTCTCATAAGCACCCGACCGGCCGCCAACGATATCGCGGATGCCGGCGAAAACATCGCGGAACACATTCGCACCGATGATGGTCTCGCCCGTCGTGATACCGTGATAGGCGGTAATCTTGTGGCCTTCGACGGTATTGGTCGTGGTAACGATCATCCGACGCTGCCCTCCAGAGAAATTGCCACTAGGGCTTGCGCCTCCATGGCGAATTCCATCGGCAACGCCTGAAGAACCTCGCGGCAGAAACCGTTTACTACCAGGGCAACAGCCTCTTCCTCGTCCATCCCGCGCGAGCGGCAATAGAACAGCTGGTCGTCATCCACCTTGCTGGTCGTCGCCTCGTGCTCGACCCGGCTACTGGTGTTCTTGACCTCGATATAGGGCACTGTATGCGCGCCGCATTTGTCGCCGATCAGCAAGCTGTCGCATTGCGTATAGTTTCGGCTGTTCGAGGCACGCGGATGCATACTGACCAACCCGCGATAGGTATTCTGCGCCTGCCCCGCCGAGATCCCCTTGGAGACGATCCGCGAGCGGGTATTCTTGCCCAGATGCACCATCTTGGTGCCGGTGTCGGCCTGCTGATAGTTGTTGGCGATGGCGATCGAATAGAACTCGCCCTGGCTTTCGTCGCCGCGCAGGATGCAGGACGGGTATTTCCAAGTGATCGCGGAACCGGTCTCGACCTGCGTCCACATCACCTTGGCCCGTGCCTCGCGGCAATCGGCACGCTTGGTGACAAAGTTGTAGACGCCGCCCTTGCCCTCCTCGTCGCCGGGGAACCAGTTCTGGACGGTGGAATACT
This region of Paracoccus saliphilus genomic DNA includes:
- a CDS encoding cysteine desulfurase translates to MNYDLAKIRADFPILSRQVNGKPLVYLDNGASAQKPRQVIEAITRAYEDEYANVHRGLHFLSNLATDNYERVRATIARFLNAPREDEVIFTSGGTEGINLVSYGWAAPRLQPGDEIVLSVLEHHANIVPWHFLRERQGVVLKWVEPEADGSLPPAKVLEAVGPRTRLIAVTHMSNVTGTIVDVCAIARGTDVPVLVDGSQAAVHMPVDLSALGVDFYCITGHKLYGPSGSGAIWIRADRQAEMRPFMGGGDMIRTVARDEVTYADPPLRFEAGTPGIVNQIGLGAALEYMMDIGMENIAAHERVLRDHARARLRELNWLSVQGDAPDKGAIFSMTMEGAHAHDLSTILDKRGIAVRAGTHCAMPLMEHYGITASARASFGMYNSVEEVDALIEALTFCRELFA
- a CDS encoding SufB/SufD family protein, which encodes MTEAAVKNKDVTPQVSGAPKSVDALQARLDAMSLPKGGFTAGARADALARLREMGLPGPRDEYWRYTDPRPFNAPLPEPVAIETDPPVHAEGMFAENDSLSLVFVDGVFDPDASDALELAGIEIDSLAQADQNGEHWACDYYGVLEASGQKPVYRPFAALNTAAARDGVLIRVISSPAKPVHIIHRRATEDADSIWHHLVRLEGGAELTLLETGMTGARSNSVLEVDMAASSRMHYISTSRAGPEKLSTAHIFARVEAEAQFKAFSLAMNGTLMRHEAVIDIVGDDAGAHIAAAVLGDGNRGPFHHDDTVFITHAAERCESRQVFKKVLKNGAEGVFQGKILVKPGAQKTDGYQISQALLLDERSQFLAKPELEIYADDVQCSHGSTTGAIDETALFYLRSRGVPKERAIVFLMLSFLADALEEIEDEVLRGQINDRLEAWLTRHGNQ
- a CDS encoding YIP1 family protein, with amino-acid sequence MTFDEFKTLVGLTFRNPEAAATALLGAGWPVSARWMGLMLAVTVSALLAWLSSQLFPLPQGTAEGSPILTLTSQPMVLAGMQLVAVLLAAGLLAGVGRMFGGHGTFEDALLLTVWIEVVLLLVQAVQIAATLILPGVAGILGILAIALFFWLTVQFAKALHGFTSGPKVFLGVIGTAFAVGFVLSLLAAGFGLIPEVPQ
- the sufC gene encoding Fe-S cluster assembly ATPase SufC, which translates into the protein MLKINNLHVKLEEEDKQILKGLSLEVPAGQVHAIMGPNGSGKSTLSYVLSGRDGYEVTEGGATMDGEDLLDMEPEERAAAGLFLAFQYPVEIPGVGNMTFLRTAVNAQRKARGQEEMSSGEFLKVIRARAADLKIDAEMLKRPVNVGFSGGEKKRNEILQMAMLEPRMCIMDETDSGLDVDAMRLVADGVNALRSPDRSFLVITHYQRLLNHIQPDVVHIMSNGRIVKSGGPDLALQVEDEGYGDLLAEAG
- a CDS encoding heavy metal-binding domain-containing protein, whose product is MIVTTTNTVEGHKITAYHGITTGETIIGANVFRDVFAGIRDIVGGRSGAYETALAEARLTALAEMQDYATTLGANAVVGVDLDYEVINNMLMVSASGTAVTID